One part of the Ornithodoros turicata isolate Travis chromosome 2, ASM3712646v1, whole genome shotgun sequence genome encodes these proteins:
- the LOC135385031 gene encoding prisilkin-39-like has product MRFLVLLAGCVAFLALNAHGEAGYKGGYYNRGGYSRGYDHYNRGDYYNRVDHYNRDYNRNYYGGYNRGAYGGSYPGAHGGYNTGAYGGYNPGAYGGYNPGPYGGYRGGYSGNYYRGYDNPASGRYDYGNRYGSNPYSSYRSSLFDNRYDNYMGNRGYGPINRPGSPYNTYGYDYTLPHGHVYGYVGVRR; this is encoded by the exons ATGCGATTTTTG GTTCTCCTTGCAGGTTGCGTGGCCTTTTTGGCACTCAATGCTCACGGTGAAGCTGGCTACAAAGGTGGTTACTACAACCGCGGCGGCTACAGTCGTGGCTACGACCACTACAACCGAGGAGACTATTACAACCGGGTTGACCACTACAACCGCGACTACAATAGGAACTACTACGGCGGATACAACAGAGGAGCGTACGGCGGAAGCTATCCAGGAGCGCATGGCGGTTACAATACAGGAGCCTATGGAGGATACAATCCGGGAGCGTATGGCGGTTACAACCCAGGACCGTACGGCGGTTACAGGGGCGGCTACAGCGGCAACTACTACCGTGGCTACGACAACCCCGCTTCCGGACGCTATGACTACGGAAACCGATACGGGTCCAACCCGTATTCGAGCTACCGTAGCAGCCTGTTCGATAACCGTTACGACAACTACATGGGGAACAGAGGCTACGGGCCAATCAATCGTCCCGGCAGTCCTTACAACACCTATGGCTACGACTACACCCTACCTCACGGCCACGTCTACGGGTATGTTGGTGTTCGCCGTTAA